One segment of Agrococcus sp. ProA11 DNA contains the following:
- a CDS encoding glycosyltransferase has protein sequence MDRSHRPRLLVLASTFPANDADGTPAFVRDLAIEEAAEFEVLVLVPRVPGGAAEETDGPIRVRRYAYFPRRWEAVAHGAILENLRARRSLWLQVPPLFAAQWLATRRAIREFRPDAMHVHWIVPQGIVARSLARGIPMLVTTLGGDLYALDGGVMRRVKRWVLRAAAAVTVMNQDMAERVIALGAAPASVSVEPMGADAAAMQLERTTAEAGRSVRLLLVGRLVEKKGVSVLLAALRAVPHRDWELTVVGDGPLRAALEQQAGDLPVRFLGQQGRTELAKQYASADIVVAPSVIAANGDQDGLPVALIEAMSAGCAVIVSDLPGLADVAADGAGVLIRSGDEHDLTMALTALMVEPDRIRELGARAAERAQEYAMPAVGSRYRERIRRVLDAAPTHRS, from the coding sequence ATGGATCGCTCTCACCGCCCCCGCCTGCTCGTCCTGGCGTCGACGTTCCCCGCGAACGACGCCGACGGCACTCCCGCCTTCGTGCGGGATCTGGCGATCGAGGAGGCGGCGGAGTTCGAGGTGCTCGTGCTCGTGCCCAGGGTGCCGGGCGGTGCCGCCGAGGAGACCGACGGGCCCATCCGCGTGCGGCGCTACGCGTACTTCCCCCGCCGCTGGGAGGCAGTGGCGCACGGGGCGATCCTCGAGAACCTGCGCGCGCGCCGCTCCCTCTGGCTGCAGGTGCCGCCGCTGTTCGCCGCGCAGTGGCTCGCCACTCGGCGCGCCATCCGCGAGTTCCGGCCGGATGCCATGCACGTGCACTGGATCGTGCCGCAGGGCATCGTCGCCCGCTCGCTCGCTCGCGGCATCCCGATGCTGGTCACGACGCTCGGCGGCGACCTGTATGCGCTCGATGGCGGCGTCATGCGCCGCGTGAAGCGCTGGGTGCTCCGCGCCGCGGCCGCCGTGACGGTCATGAACCAGGACATGGCGGAACGGGTCATCGCGCTCGGCGCCGCACCCGCGAGCGTCAGCGTGGAGCCGATGGGTGCGGATGCCGCCGCCATGCAGCTCGAGCGCACCACCGCCGAGGCCGGGCGATCGGTGCGCCTGCTGCTGGTGGGGCGACTGGTGGAGAAGAAGGGCGTCTCGGTGCTCCTGGCCGCGCTGCGCGCCGTGCCCCATCGCGATTGGGAGCTCACGGTCGTCGGCGACGGCCCGCTGCGAGCCGCGCTCGAGCAGCAGGCTGGCGACCTGCCCGTGCGCTTCCTCGGGCAGCAGGGCAGGACCGAGCTCGCGAAGCAGTACGCGAGCGCCGACATCGTGGTGGCGCCGTCGGTCATCGCCGCGAACGGCGACCAGGACGGTCTCCCGGTGGCGCTGATCGAGGCGATGTCCGCCGGATGCGCCGTGATCGTGAGCGACCTGCCCGGGCTGGCCGACGTCGCCGCCGACGGTGCCGGCGTGCTGATCCGATCGGGCGACGAGCACGACCTCACGATGGCGCTCACGGCGCTCATGGTCGAGCCCGACCGCATCCGGGAGCTCGGCGCACGCGCAGCGGAGCGGGCGCAGGAGTACGCCATGCCCGCCGTCGGCAGCCGGTACCGCGAGCGCATCCGGCGCGTGCTCGATGCCGCCCCGACCCATCGGTCCTGA
- a CDS encoding lysylphosphatidylglycerol synthase transmembrane domain-containing protein: MPTESSAPIDGAPAAPRSRRARVMRGIRIAFAIAVVLSIAWFVIVSWPDVAAALVRLHPGLLAGAVASSVLGVTAGMLSWRACMRALGAHLPLGASSSTYFVGQLAKYVPGSVWAVLAQADLASRHGIGRTVTAAASLAQMLVSVLSGMLVGGIGLLLAGTDVLLAYWWIVPASLLCGVALWPPLLQRLLRLAGRVLRRDALRDVEVRALPMLAASAWCALMWVCFGAQFALLVVPFATEPGTLVLAAAAYAFAWVTGFVIIFLPAGAGAREGVLVLALGGAIGLPTALSLALVSRFAMLLGDVIVAAGGWIALRRSGVRPPSPLPGAGRGEDQAAA, from the coding sequence GTGCCGACCGAGTCCAGCGCGCCCATCGACGGCGCACCCGCTGCGCCGCGCAGTCGACGCGCCCGGGTGATGCGCGGCATCAGGATCGCCTTCGCGATCGCCGTGGTGCTCTCGATCGCGTGGTTCGTGATCGTCTCCTGGCCGGATGTCGCGGCGGCGCTCGTGCGGCTGCACCCGGGGCTGCTGGCAGGCGCCGTGGCGAGCTCGGTGCTCGGCGTGACCGCCGGCATGCTGTCGTGGCGCGCGTGCATGCGGGCGCTGGGCGCCCACCTGCCGCTCGGCGCGAGCTCCAGCACCTACTTCGTCGGCCAGCTCGCCAAGTACGTGCCCGGCAGTGTCTGGGCGGTGCTCGCGCAGGCCGACCTGGCCTCGCGGCACGGCATCGGCCGCACCGTCACGGCAGCGGCGTCGCTCGCGCAGATGCTGGTGAGCGTGCTCTCGGGCATGCTGGTCGGCGGCATCGGCCTGCTGCTCGCGGGCACGGACGTGCTGCTGGCCTACTGGTGGATCGTGCCCGCAAGCCTCCTGTGCGGCGTGGCGCTCTGGCCTCCGCTGCTGCAGCGGCTCCTGCGGCTCGCCGGCCGGGTGCTGCGCCGCGATGCGCTCCGCGATGTCGAGGTGCGGGCGCTGCCCATGCTCGCCGCCAGCGCCTGGTGCGCGCTCATGTGGGTGTGCTTCGGCGCCCAGTTCGCGCTGCTGGTGGTGCCCTTCGCGACGGAGCCGGGCACGCTCGTGCTCGCGGCAGCCGCCTACGCCTTCGCATGGGTGACCGGCTTCGTCATCATCTTCCTGCCGGCGGGAGCGGGCGCGCGCGAGGGCGTGCTCGTGCTGGCGCTCGGGGGCGCGATCGGTCTGCCCACGGCGCTGTCGCTCGCGCTCGTGAGCCGCTTCGCGATGCTGCTCGGCGACGTGATCGTCGCCGCCGGCGGCTGGATCGCGCTGCGGCGCAGCGGCGTCAGGCCGCCGTCGCCTCTCCCTGGTGCTGGCCGTGGCGAGGATCAGGCGGCAGCGTGA
- a CDS encoding glycosyltransferase family 2 protein, with protein MKLFIQIPCLNEEQTLPLVLASIPKSIPGVDEIHVLIIDDGSSDRTVEVARELGVRHFVRHTRNMGLARSFHDGIEYALSHGADIVVNTDGDNQYPQEMIGELVQPVLRGEAEIVVADRQTAKIEHFSPFKKLMQRFGSWVVNQAAGTDLPDAASGFRAYSKYALIRLNIVTRFSYCMETIIQAGNKRLAITSIPVSTNPKTRESRLFKNIWQHMRESGLAILRAYFMYKPYVFFATLGLLFTIAGAVPFVRYLVLIWIETPGSHVQSLLLGVLLFVGALLSFAMGAIADLTRITRSLQEDSLELDKLDRYGATRSWVTLPPDPRHGQHQGEATAA; from the coding sequence GTGAAGCTGTTCATCCAGATCCCGTGCTTGAACGAGGAGCAGACGCTCCCGCTGGTGCTCGCATCCATCCCGAAGTCCATCCCCGGCGTCGACGAGATCCACGTCCTCATCATCGACGACGGCTCGAGCGACCGCACGGTGGAGGTGGCTCGGGAGCTGGGCGTGCGCCACTTCGTGCGGCACACCCGCAACATGGGCCTCGCCCGCTCGTTCCACGACGGGATCGAGTACGCGCTCTCGCACGGCGCGGACATCGTGGTGAACACCGACGGCGACAACCAGTACCCGCAGGAGATGATCGGCGAGCTCGTGCAGCCCGTGCTGCGCGGCGAGGCAGAGATCGTGGTGGCTGACCGGCAGACCGCGAAGATCGAGCACTTCTCGCCGTTCAAGAAGCTCATGCAGCGCTTCGGCAGCTGGGTCGTGAACCAGGCGGCCGGCACCGACCTGCCGGATGCCGCGAGCGGATTCCGGGCCTACTCGAAGTACGCGCTCATCCGACTGAACATCGTGACGCGCTTCAGCTACTGCATGGAGACGATCATCCAGGCCGGCAACAAGCGGCTGGCGATCACCTCGATCCCGGTGAGCACCAACCCGAAGACGCGCGAGTCCCGGCTCTTCAAGAACATCTGGCAGCACATGCGCGAGTCGGGCCTGGCGATCCTGCGGGCCTACTTCATGTACAAGCCCTACGTGTTCTTCGCGACGCTGGGATTGCTCTTCACGATCGCGGGCGCCGTGCCGTTCGTGCGCTACCTGGTGCTCATCTGGATCGAGACGCCCGGCAGCCACGTGCAGTCGCTGCTGCTCGGCGTGCTGCTGTTCGTCGGAGCGCTCCTGTCGTTCGCGATGGGCGCGATCGCCGATCTGACGCGCATCACCAGATCGCTGCAGGAGGATTCGCTCGAGCTCGACAAGCTCGATCGCTACGGCGCGACGCGGAGCTGGGTCACGCTGCCGCCTGATCCTCGCCACGGCCAGCACCAGGGAGAGGCGACGGCGGCCTGA
- a CDS encoding cell wall-binding repeat-containing protein, with the protein MPFTRSSARAIADRAIAGLAVAAVALSLSLTLLPAAPAQAARLVDRIDGSDRYAASAAISEELGTTSTVFLASGQSYPDALAAAPVVVAEDAHMLLTAQHIIPWTIEREIRRLAPTRIVIVGGEPTISADVQRQAAAIAPGARVERIAGANRVETSMLLLDRLRRSVPAADVWVASGRNFPDALAAGAVAAREGHGLVLTTGADAYFEQQVSARLGGTSRFLMVGSSVSVGDDVASMLQRTGRTVERIAGPDRYSTAVAVNAAFTSTAPTGQLLLASGANFPDALGGAVLSGATGSPLYLTNPPCASTTAVAVDAHRVGATETVALGGPPSVSSAAAQLRTCDSIPAATAIASAVNANRAEQSPSVGALARHGCLDAMAQGWATQMAVRGLSGSVHNPNLTAQARGCGMRSWGENVGRTWGAQPNPEEIMERWLASSGHTANIQRGSSTLVGVGVARGANGYWYYVLTFGTA; encoded by the coding sequence ATGCCCTTCACACGCTCGTCCGCGCGCGCCATTGCGGACCGCGCCATCGCGGGCCTCGCGGTCGCAGCCGTCGCACTCTCGCTCTCGCTCACGCTCCTGCCCGCCGCCCCAGCGCAGGCGGCCCGGCTCGTCGACCGCATCGACGGATCCGACCGCTACGCCGCGAGCGCCGCGATCTCCGAGGAGCTGGGGACGACCTCCACGGTGTTCCTCGCCTCCGGCCAGTCGTACCCGGATGCGCTCGCCGCAGCGCCGGTGGTCGTCGCGGAGGACGCGCACATGCTGCTGACAGCGCAGCACATCATCCCCTGGACGATCGAGCGCGAGATCCGCCGGCTCGCCCCCACGCGCATCGTCATCGTCGGCGGCGAGCCCACGATCTCTGCGGATGTGCAGCGGCAGGCCGCGGCGATCGCGCCCGGCGCGCGCGTGGAGCGCATCGCCGGCGCCAACCGGGTGGAGACCTCGATGCTGCTGCTCGACCGGCTCCGCCGCAGCGTGCCGGCAGCCGACGTCTGGGTCGCCAGCGGCCGCAACTTCCCCGACGCGCTCGCGGCCGGAGCGGTGGCTGCCAGGGAGGGGCACGGACTGGTGCTCACCACCGGCGCCGACGCGTACTTCGAGCAGCAGGTCTCGGCCCGCCTCGGCGGGACGAGCCGCTTCCTCATGGTCGGCTCGTCGGTCTCGGTCGGCGACGATGTCGCGTCGATGCTGCAGCGCACGGGACGCACCGTCGAGCGCATCGCCGGCCCCGACCGCTACTCCACCGCGGTCGCGGTCAACGCCGCCTTCACGTCCACCGCCCCCACGGGCCAGCTCCTGCTCGCGAGCGGCGCGAACTTCCCCGATGCGCTCGGCGGTGCGGTGCTCTCCGGCGCGACCGGCAGCCCGCTGTACCTCACCAACCCGCCGTGCGCCTCGACGACGGCCGTGGCCGTGGACGCGCACCGGGTGGGCGCGACCGAGACGGTGGCCCTCGGCGGTCCGCCGTCGGTCAGCAGCGCGGCTGCGCAGCTGCGCACGTGCGACTCCATCCCGGCGGCCACCGCGATCGCGTCCGCCGTCAACGCCAACCGTGCCGAGCAGTCGCCGTCCGTCGGCGCGCTCGCTCGACACGGGTGCCTCGACGCGATGGCGCAGGGCTGGGCCACGCAGATGGCGGTGCGCGGGCTGAGCGGCAGCGTCCACAACCCGAACCTGACGGCGCAGGCGCGCGGCTGCGGGATGCGCTCGTGGGGCGAGAACGTCGGCCGCACGTGGGGGGCGCAGCCGAACCCCGAGGAGATCATGGAGCGGTGGCTCGCCTCATCCGGTCACACCGCGAACATCCAACGCGGATCGAGCACCCTCGTGGGCGTCGGTGTCGCTCGCGGCGCCAACGGCTACTGGTACTACGTGCTCACCTTCGGCACCGCCTGA
- the rfbA gene encoding glucose-1-phosphate thymidylyltransferase RfbA, with protein sequence MRGIILAGGSGTRLWPITKGISKQLMPIYDKPMVYYPLSTLMMADIREVLVITTPEYNEQFQALLGDGSALGMDIQYAVQASPDGLAQAFIIAEEFLDGEPAALVLGDNIFHGTGLGSSLRQHTEVDGGLVFAYQVANPRSYGVVEFDEQMRAVSIEEKPEHPKSSYAVPGLYFYDNDVVEIAKSITPSARGELEISSINERYLDAGRLQVQVLDRGVAWLDTGTFESMMQASEYVRVIEDRQGFKIGCIEEIAWRAGWIDDAQLEQLAQPLRKSGYGEYLVRLLQRP encoded by the coding sequence ATGCGCGGCATCATCCTGGCCGGTGGATCAGGCACGCGCCTGTGGCCGATCACGAAGGGCATCTCGAAGCAGCTGATGCCCATCTATGACAAGCCGATGGTCTACTACCCGCTCTCCACGCTCATGATGGCGGATATCCGCGAGGTGCTCGTCATCACGACGCCGGAGTACAACGAGCAGTTCCAGGCGCTGCTCGGCGACGGATCCGCGCTCGGCATGGACATCCAGTACGCCGTGCAGGCGAGCCCGGACGGACTCGCGCAGGCGTTCATCATCGCCGAGGAGTTCCTCGACGGCGAGCCCGCGGCGCTCGTGCTGGGCGACAACATCTTCCACGGCACGGGGCTCGGCTCCAGCCTGCGCCAGCACACGGAGGTCGACGGCGGCCTCGTGTTCGCGTACCAGGTCGCCAACCCCCGCTCCTACGGCGTGGTCGAGTTCGACGAGCAGATGCGTGCGGTGTCGATCGAGGAGAAGCCCGAGCACCCCAAGAGCAGCTACGCCGTCCCGGGACTGTACTTCTACGACAACGACGTCGTCGAGATCGCCAAGTCGATCACCCCGAGCGCCAGGGGCGAGCTCGAGATCTCGAGCATCAACGAGCGCTACCTGGATGCGGGCAGGCTGCAGGTGCAGGTGCTCGATCGCGGCGTCGCATGGCTCGACACGGGCACCTTCGAGTCGATGATGCAGGCCAGCGAGTACGTGCGGGTGATCGAGGACCGGCAGGGCTTCAAGATCGGCTGCATCGAGGAGATCGCCTGGCGAGCCGGGTGGATCGACGACGCGCAGCTCGAGCAGCTGGCGCAGCCGCTGCGCAAGAGCGGCTACGGCGAGTACCTCGTCCGCCTGCTGCAGCGCCCGTGA
- a CDS encoding acyltransferase family protein — translation MTTAVRERVRAGAAPRYIAEIQGLRTVALLMVAAFHIWFGRVSGGVDVFLLVSAYLLTRSLVSAAEQGRGVSLVRYILRKFARLLPAAAAATLLSLAGALLVLSQRSWEDLAQQALAAITYTMNFWLQGNAVDYLAQARSTASVFQHFWSLSVQGQMFILWPIVHVLVALLFRARVRQALLIVFLVIGLASFAWSVISVAQDQRLAYFDTWGRLWEFAAGSVFALIAPSLRLSTRVKQWMGWVGLAAVLATGWLLPVESAFPGVAALWPVLAAGLVLVAADSPRQPGDHGNALLRHPVLEQSGKYMYALYLTHWPALVLFAAATGIERPNPLQGLGIIAVSAVASVLIYHFVEHPVARFTRTGRTVALRQIAAIVVSIALVLASVVAVRVQLDRAADAQAGALSGLDLTVMGANADPDREFASVYPGEALTASFAKEPGQPCADDDPYNAGICRDWGQLESPERSIVIVGSSHSTAMSPMLMETVEQHPTWHVRTFTSPGCYFHWPAENAWPDDVGGCSNTWKVANAYILDRSPDMVFTIASLTHTDGTEDLFGGSFPAWVEYLHERTGTLVVGLRDNPRTDFNPLECAEREGFDSAACSFSADLSVPGLAGYATSIHEAGGVFIDLNDHICPDGVCTPALGGIVTYVDNSHIGEHFAASLARLFSTDLRAYAGWYPSDPWD, via the coding sequence GTGACGACGGCGGTCCGCGAACGGGTCAGGGCAGGAGCCGCTCCGCGCTACATCGCGGAGATCCAGGGGCTTCGCACCGTCGCGCTGCTGATGGTCGCGGCGTTCCACATCTGGTTCGGGCGCGTCTCCGGTGGCGTCGACGTCTTCCTGCTCGTCTCGGCCTACCTGCTGACGCGGTCCCTGGTGTCCGCCGCCGAGCAGGGCAGGGGTGTGTCGCTCGTGCGGTACATCCTGCGGAAGTTCGCCAGGCTGCTGCCCGCGGCGGCAGCGGCGACGCTGCTCTCGCTGGCGGGGGCGCTGCTTGTGCTCTCGCAGCGGAGCTGGGAGGACCTCGCGCAGCAGGCCCTCGCCGCGATCACGTACACGATGAACTTCTGGCTGCAGGGCAACGCGGTCGACTACCTGGCCCAGGCGCGATCGACCGCGAGCGTGTTCCAGCACTTCTGGTCGCTCTCGGTGCAGGGCCAGATGTTCATCCTGTGGCCGATCGTGCATGTGCTGGTGGCGCTGCTGTTCCGCGCGCGCGTGCGGCAAGCCCTGCTCATCGTGTTCCTGGTGATCGGCCTCGCCTCCTTCGCCTGGTCGGTCATCTCGGTCGCGCAGGACCAGCGGCTCGCGTACTTCGACACGTGGGGGAGGCTGTGGGAGTTCGCGGCAGGCTCGGTCTTCGCGCTCATCGCGCCGTCGCTGCGGCTGTCGACCCGGGTGAAGCAGTGGATGGGCTGGGTCGGGCTCGCGGCGGTGCTCGCCACCGGCTGGCTGCTCCCGGTCGAATCCGCCTTCCCCGGCGTCGCGGCGCTCTGGCCCGTGCTCGCGGCCGGCCTGGTGCTGGTCGCCGCGGATTCCCCTCGGCAGCCCGGCGACCACGGCAATGCGCTGCTGCGGCATCCGGTGCTGGAGCAATCCGGCAAGTACATGTACGCGCTCTACCTCACCCACTGGCCCGCCCTGGTGCTGTTCGCCGCGGCGACCGGCATCGAGCGGCCGAACCCGTTGCAGGGCCTCGGGATCATTGCCGTCTCGGCCGTCGCCAGCGTGCTGATCTATCACTTCGTCGAGCATCCGGTCGCTCGGTTCACGCGAACCGGGCGCACGGTCGCGCTGCGCCAGATCGCCGCGATCGTCGTCTCGATCGCGCTGGTGCTGGCATCGGTCGTCGCCGTGCGCGTGCAGCTCGATCGTGCCGCCGACGCTCAGGCCGGTGCCCTCTCCGGACTCGACCTGACGGTGATGGGCGCGAATGCGGATCCCGATCGGGAGTTCGCCTCGGTGTACCCGGGGGAGGCGCTGACCGCCTCGTTCGCGAAGGAGCCGGGGCAGCCGTGCGCCGACGATGATCCCTACAACGCCGGCATCTGCCGCGACTGGGGCCAGCTCGAGTCCCCGGAGCGGTCGATCGTGATCGTCGGCAGCTCCCACTCGACGGCCATGTCGCCGATGCTCATGGAGACGGTCGAGCAGCACCCGACCTGGCACGTGCGCACGTTCACGTCGCCGGGCTGCTACTTCCACTGGCCCGCCGAGAACGCCTGGCCGGACGATGTCGGCGGGTGCAGCAACACCTGGAAGGTCGCCAACGCGTACATCCTGGATCGATCGCCCGACATGGTCTTCACGATCGCGTCGCTCACGCACACCGACGGCACCGAGGATCTCTTCGGCGGGAGCTTCCCCGCATGGGTCGAGTACCTGCACGAGCGGACCGGCACGCTCGTGGTCGGTCTGCGGGACAACCCGCGCACCGACTTCAATCCACTCGAGTGCGCCGAGCGGGAGGGCTTCGACAGCGCAGCCTGCTCGTTCAGCGCTGACCTGTCCGTGCCGGGCCTGGCGGGCTACGCGACCAGCATCCACGAGGCCGGCGGGGTCTTCATCGACCTCAACGACCACATCTGCCCCGATGGCGTCTGCACGCCGGCCCTTGGCGGGATCGTGACCTACGTCGACAACAGCCACATCGGCGAGCACTTCGCGGCCTCGCTCGCGCGGCTGTTCAGCACCGATCTCCGCGCCTACGCGGGCTGGTACCCGAGCGATCCGTGGGACTGA